In Labrus bergylta chromosome 11, fLabBer1.1, whole genome shotgun sequence, one genomic interval encodes:
- the gdpd4a gene encoding glycerophosphodiester phosphodiesterase domain-containing protein 5 codes for IPVTRLKLGKLKVVRRQLLQRYEHQPFVSCLAGLYGCQWRRYQRARAQPGECCCSRVECGSFGLLILTFFLSFLFLYFWSEAQNDYNDFDWFNFGTLGFWFPWSLVLLVIAAALFTYIALLLVLAVCLLTEGQRLYLHWSHKTGIVVTLAFSVIATAVLSDLWSKEWKTLLLSLQVTAPFLHVAAVSLMAILSWPIALHFFRMNKRVRQVAVLGLFLSVLFSLYLVPLGMYSPCIKEAGTLGPAPRLIGHRGAPMLAPENTVMSFEKALEAGGEGLETDVTISYDGVPFLMHDSTLRRTTNVAEVFPNRTDLDASMFTWAELQQLNAGNWFLSRDPFGTVSSLPEADCSRAQNQSIPSLAQFLEVASSSGRLVLFDLRRPPQGHPYSRSFINTTLQVVQAHINSSQVLWLPSEDRELVRAMDPELQQTSGEKASIQELTDNHITRLNLHYSTMSQQQISKYQSVNISTNLFVISQPWLYTLAWCAGAQSVTTNSIHILSNIKQPLFLMTPEEYTLMWILTDAVSAFLIITVFIFHWWRERGLPFWSGSRQTHENGPYSKFRTELSDVWSISSVNVRPDLRSAPNSPSAPHLPTITEE; via the exons ATATGAACACCAGCCATTTGTCTCCTGCCTGGCCGGCCTCTATGGTTGCCAATGGAGACGATACCAAAGAGCCCGGGCGCAGCCAGGagagtgctgctgcagcagg gtggAGTGTGGCAGTTTTGGCCTCCTGATCCTCACCTTCTTCCTAAGTTTTTTATTCCTCTATTTCTGGAGTGAAGCTCAGAATGACTACAATGACTTTGACTG GTTTAACTTTGGGACTCTGGGGTTCTGGTTTCCCTGGTCTCTGGTCCTGCTGGTCATTGCTGCGGCTCTCTTCACATACATCGCCCTGCTATTG GTTTTGGCGGTGTGTCTGCTTACTGAGGGTCAGAGACTGTACCTTCACTGGAGCCACAAG acGGGCATTGTGGTGACACTGGCGTTCTCCGTCATAGCCACCGCCGTCCTGTCTGACCTCTGGAGCAAAGAGTGGAAgactctccttctctccctgcaG GTCACAGCTCCGTTCCTCCATGTGGCTGCAGTCTCACTGATGGCGATCCTCTCCTGGCCAATAGCGTTGCACTTCTTCCGCATGAACAAGAGAG TGCGTCAGGTGGCGGTGCTGGGTCTCTTCCTCTCCgtgctcttctctctctatctggtCCCTCTGGGAATGTATTCACCCTGCATTAAAGAAGCAGGAACGCTGGGACCTGCCCCGAGACTCATCGGACACAGAGGGGCCCCGATG cttgcTCCAGAGAATACAGTAATGTCGTTTGAGAAGGCCTTGGAAGCGGGAGGAGAAGGACTGGAGACTGACGTCACAATCAG TTATGACGGCGTTCCCTTCCTGATGCATGACTCCACTCTGAGGAGAACCACTAACGTTGCTGAGGTTTTCCCAAACCGGACTGACCTTGATGCCTCCATGTTCACCTGggcagagctgcagcagctcaaCGCTGGCAACTGGTTCTTATCG AGGGATCCCTTTGGTACAGTTTCGTCCCTGCCTGAGGCAGACTGCTCCCGGGCCCAGAATCAGTCCATTCCCTCGTTGGCACAGTTCCTTGAAGTGGCGTCCAGTAGTGGCAGACTGGTGCTGTTTGACCTGCGCAGACCGCCGCAGGGACATCCCTACAGTCGATCATTCATTAACACGACTCTGCAGGTGGTGCAGGCCCACATCAACTCATCACAG gtGCTGTGGCTGCCGTCTGAGGACAGGGAGCTGGTGCGGGCGATGGACCCAGAGCTGCAGCAGACCTCTGGAGAGAAGGCGTCGATCCAGGAACTGACTGACAACCACATCACCAGACTGAACCTGCACTACAGCACCATGTCACAACAACAgatcag TAAGTACCAGTCAGTGAACATCAGTACCAACCTGTTTGTGATCAGCCAGCCGTGGCTCTACACTCTGGCCTGGTGTGCAGGAGCTCAATCTGTAACCACCAACTCCATCCACATCTTATCCAACATCAAGCAGCCGCTCTTCCTCATG ACTCCAGAGGAATATACACTAATGTGGATTCTGACTGATGCTGTGTCTGCCTTCCTCATTATCACAGTTTTCATATTCCACTG gtggagagagagaggcctgcCCTTCTGGTCCGGCAGCCGTCAGACTCACGAGAACGGACCCTACAGCAAGTTCAGGACGG AGCTGAGTGACGTGTGGTCCATCTCCAGCGTCAACGTTAGACCCGACCTGCGGAGTGCGCCCAATTCACCCAGCGCCCCTCATCTGCCCACCATCACAGAGGAGTGA